One window of Terriglobales bacterium genomic DNA carries:
- a CDS encoding DUF4118 domain-containing protein has product MNLLRPILAFARRRAVRWYLIPSLLVALALFVTMQVPDVQLHSFFSIFLAAVAVSAYEGGWPAGTTATALSVLASDVFVLPPTWSNAAAADHVSRLSTALRIDNPTDWVRLVAFGFTAFVICVLAALIEHKERALRGAKQFLSQQQHEMEFLRSTAKIWSWEYDLQTRRVTWTNMYSPVALRREEPLECWLDSIHGEDRERVKAELDRAMVDGEFEAEYRILVDGSRPRPVMGRAVLYSIDGQIAGLRGIEIDRELRAAAAANV; this is encoded by the coding sequence ATGAACCTTTTGCGGCCGATCCTCGCCTTCGCCCGCCGGCGCGCAGTGCGGTGGTACCTCATCCCGTCGCTGCTGGTCGCACTTGCCCTGTTCGTGACCATGCAAGTTCCCGACGTCCAACTGCATTCGTTCTTCAGTATCTTCCTGGCCGCCGTAGCCGTCTCAGCTTATGAGGGCGGTTGGCCGGCGGGCACGACTGCAACCGCCTTGTCGGTGCTCGCCAGCGACGTGTTTGTTCTGCCGCCCACCTGGTCCAACGCCGCTGCGGCGGACCACGTCTCGCGCCTGTCTACGGCCTTGCGCATCGACAATCCCACCGACTGGGTCAGGCTGGTGGCCTTCGGCTTCACCGCGTTCGTGATCTGCGTGCTGGCGGCTTTGATCGAACACAAGGAGCGGGCCCTGCGCGGGGCAAAGCAGTTTCTCAGTCAACAACAGCACGAGATGGAATTCCTGAGGAGCACGGCCAAGATCTGGTCTTGGGAATACGACTTGCAGACCCGGCGCGTCACCTGGACCAACATGTACAGCCCGGTGGCGCTGCGCCGGGAGGAGCCGCTGGAATGCTGGCTGGATTCGATCCATGGCGAGGACCGCGAGCGCGTGAAGGCTGAACTGGACCGCGCCATGGTGGACGGGGAGTTTGAGGCGGAGTACCGGATCCTGGTGGACGGCTCCCGGCCGCGCCCGGTCATGGGCCGCGCCGTTCTGTATTCCATCGATGGGCAGATCGCCGGCCTGCGCGGCATCGAGATCGACCGTGAGCTCCGCGCCGCAGCCGCTGCGAACGTCTAA
- a CDS encoding type II CAAX endopeptidase family protein, whose protein sequence is MSFGENPLPPETLSPLDQERAPQAVSATLEASAEELPWGLWDVVRIAVVAMIAIGLFSMVAMAIALRGASNISPADLARNARVVIPAQFAAYLVVLAFMYYLVSSKRSHQDERAAVDPLTAIRWNWPGASWFGWMALGVALALLVQSASVLLPVPKSLPIDRYFRDTVGAYMMAVFGLTFAPLVEELFFRGFLYPAVARRWGMLSGIVVTSALFAFIHASQLAHAWAPLLLLFFVGVVLTVMRARTGSVATTFLIHVGYNATLFGMLYVASDHFRHFEKLG, encoded by the coding sequence TTGTCCTTCGGTGAAAATCCCCTTCCGCCCGAAACGCTCTCCCCACTTGACCAGGAGCGCGCGCCGCAGGCCGTCTCCGCGACCCTGGAGGCGTCGGCCGAAGAACTGCCGTGGGGACTGTGGGACGTGGTCCGCATCGCAGTGGTGGCGATGATCGCCATTGGGCTGTTCAGCATGGTGGCGATGGCGATAGCGCTGCGCGGCGCGTCGAACATCTCGCCGGCGGACCTGGCACGCAATGCGCGCGTTGTCATCCCGGCGCAATTCGCGGCTTACCTGGTGGTTTTGGCCTTCATGTACTATCTGGTGTCGTCCAAGCGGTCGCATCAGGATGAACGCGCGGCCGTCGATCCGCTCACTGCCATCCGCTGGAATTGGCCGGGTGCCTCGTGGTTCGGATGGATGGCGCTCGGGGTGGCGCTGGCGCTGCTGGTGCAAAGCGCATCGGTGCTGTTGCCTGTGCCCAAGTCACTGCCGATCGACCGCTATTTCCGCGATACCGTAGGCGCCTACATGATGGCGGTCTTTGGCCTGACCTTTGCTCCCCTGGTCGAAGAATTGTTTTTCCGCGGCTTTCTCTATCCCGCCGTGGCGCGGCGGTGGGGAATGCTATCAGGGATTGTGGTCACCTCGGCTCTGTTCGCCTTCATCCACGCTTCGCAGCTGGCGCATGCCTGGGCGCCTCTGCTGCTGCTGTTTTTCGTCGGGGTGGTGTTGACGGTGATGCGCGCCCGTACCGGCTCGGTGGCGACGACCTTCCTGATTCACGTCGGGTATAACGCAACCCTGTTCGGGATGCTCTACGTGGCCAGCGACCACTTTCGCCACTTCGAAAAGCTGGGGTGA
- a CDS encoding phosphoribosyltransferase family protein, whose protein sequence is MIVARQELLAMLAEKSFRLGEFKLSSGGTSDYYIDCRATTLDANGARLTARTVVDELYRRGWVPQGIGGMTLGADPIVVSVAMLTAQQVQARHPDQSATESPEAWLIHAFIVRKGDKGHGTGQRIEGFRAKGAAVVIVDDVCTTGASTVQAIEAAREFGFEVIGVMCLVEREDAGGRARVEQAATPAPFVSIYTAAEIREEHLRLKKVQQAHAEK, encoded by the coding sequence ATGATTGTGGCCCGACAAGAGTTGCTAGCCATGCTGGCGGAAAAATCATTCCGCCTTGGCGAATTCAAACTGTCGTCGGGCGGCACCAGCGATTACTACATCGATTGCCGCGCCACCACCCTCGACGCCAACGGGGCTCGCCTCACCGCCAGGACGGTGGTGGACGAGCTCTATCGCCGCGGATGGGTGCCGCAGGGGATCGGTGGCATGACGTTGGGCGCCGACCCGATTGTGGTGTCGGTAGCGATGTTGACGGCGCAGCAGGTGCAAGCGCGCCACCCGGATCAATCGGCCACGGAATCGCCCGAGGCCTGGCTGATTCATGCCTTTATCGTGCGCAAGGGCGACAAGGGGCACGGCACTGGCCAGCGCATCGAGGGCTTCCGCGCCAAGGGCGCGGCCGTGGTCATCGTGGACGACGTATGCACCACCGGCGCCTCCACGGTGCAGGCCATTGAAGCGGCGCGCGAGTTTGGGTTTGAAGTGATCGGCGTGATGTGCCTGGTGGAGCGGGAAGACGCAGGCGGGCGCGCCAGGGTGGAACAGGCCGCCACGCCGGCCCCGTTTGTATCGATCTATACCGCTGCCGAGATCCGGGAAGAGCACTTGCGGCTCAAGAAGGTCCAGCAAGCTCACGCGGAAAAATAG
- the mtnA gene encoding S-methyl-5-thioribose-1-phosphate isomerase: MVKTLEWTEEGVRFIDQRKLPTEETYVTATSYEEVAEAIRNMTVRGAPAIGVAAAMGIALGVRDAEGDHLSELRRNFTEICEAMGETRPTAVNLFWAIRRMERKFEESSDLPLPQLKQALIVEARQMYLEDIAANEAMGRHGAALLPASGGVLTHCNAGALATCGYGTALGVIRAAVEAGKKLHVFADETRPFLQGSRLTAWELMQDGIPTTVISDSMSGAMMKQGKISAVVVGADRIAANGDVANKVGTYMVAVLAKEHKIPFYVAAPFSTIDLDTPDGSRIPIEQRSTREVTHIGERQIVPTGVKV; the protein is encoded by the coding sequence TTGGTCAAGACACTGGAATGGACTGAAGAAGGCGTCCGCTTCATCGATCAGCGGAAACTGCCGACGGAGGAAACTTACGTCACCGCCACCAGCTACGAAGAAGTCGCGGAAGCCATTCGCAACATGACGGTGCGGGGCGCCCCCGCGATTGGCGTGGCGGCGGCGATGGGGATCGCGCTCGGCGTGCGCGACGCCGAAGGCGACCATCTTTCGGAATTGCGTCGCAACTTTACGGAAATCTGTGAAGCGATGGGAGAAACGCGGCCCACCGCCGTCAACCTCTTCTGGGCCATCCGCCGAATGGAGCGCAAGTTCGAGGAATCGAGCGACCTGCCGCTGCCACAACTGAAGCAGGCGCTGATCGTCGAGGCGCGGCAGATGTACCTGGAAGACATCGCGGCGAATGAGGCCATGGGACGGCACGGAGCGGCGCTGCTGCCGGCCAGCGGGGGCGTGCTCACGCATTGCAACGCCGGCGCGCTGGCGACGTGCGGATACGGGACCGCGCTGGGCGTCATCCGCGCCGCCGTGGAAGCCGGCAAGAAGCTGCACGTCTTCGCTGACGAGACGCGGCCGTTTCTGCAGGGTTCGCGCCTGACCGCGTGGGAGCTCATGCAGGACGGCATTCCGACGACCGTGATTTCCGACAGCATGTCCGGCGCCATGATGAAGCAGGGGAAAATCAGCGCGGTGGTAGTAGGCGCCGACCGCATCGCCGCCAACGGCGACGTCGCCAACAAGGTGGGAACTTACATGGTGGCGGTGCTGGCCAAGGAGCACAAAATTCCCTTCTACGTGGCCGCGCCGTTTTCGACGATCGACCTCGATACCCCGGACGGCAGCCGCATTCCCATCGAGCAGCGCTCCACGCGCGAGGTCACGCACATCGGCGAACGCCAGATCGTGCCTACCGGTGTCAAGGT